In the genome of Tripterygium wilfordii isolate XIE 37 chromosome 19, ASM1340144v1, whole genome shotgun sequence, one region contains:
- the LOC119985592 gene encoding uncharacterized protein LOC119985592 produces the protein MVSQKQRQARKRYREEHPDLFPKPEPTPPKDPSKKKKKESKFKRKKAVSKDPNKPIKRGFGKHPLRVPGMKPGDSCFICKAQDHIAKLCPKKAEWEKNKICLVCRRRGHSLKNCPNKSDDAVDNLLCYNCGESGHSLAKCPQPLQDGGTKFASCFICNERGHLSKNCPRNTHGIYPKGGCCKICGGITHLARDCPNKGSRDSAAAYKGNYGNYNSLTEYGGRPKVTKFVSGDDLEDDFLTVGTTGGNKEKASESADVPSSDLGDVNTKSKKIKGPKVVNFVGIVGNCCGGHDEPWKHRKLSALVLVLKILLFIALLSPSISLPKIEDLCYLSCIPFLSFIFFSLLFSHTRSSLLSQNNMANAASGMAVHDDCKLRFLELKAKRNFRYIIFKIEAQQVVIEKLGSPDESYEAFTGSLPADECRYAVFDFDFITAENCQKSKIFFIAWSPDTAKVRSKMVYASSKDRFKRELDGIQVELQATDPSEMSIDIVKGRAL, from the exons ATGGTGAGCCAGAAGCAGAGACAGGCTCGCAAGCGATACAGAGAGGAGCATCCGGATTTGTTTCCGAAACCAGAGCCCACGCCGCCCAAAGACccaagcaagaagaagaaaaaagagagcaaGTTCAAGCGCAAGAAGGCAGTATCCAAAGACCCAAACAAACCCATCAAAAGAGGATTTGGAAAACACCCACTTAGAGTCCCCGGCATGAAACCTGGTGATAGTTGCTTCATATGTAAAGCCCAGGACCATATTGCCAAACTTTGTCCTAAAAAGGCCGAGTGGGAGAAGAATAAG ATATGTTTAGTTTGTCGAAGACGCGGACATAGTTTGAAAAATTGCCCGAACAAGAGTGACGATGCTGTGGACAACTTGTTGTGTTATAATTGTGGGGAAAGTGGGCACTCTCTTGCAAAATGCCCTCAACCCCTTCAAGATG GGGGAACTAAGTTTGCCAGCTGCTTTATTTGTAATGAACGTGGACACTTGAGCAAGAATTGTCCTCGTAACACCCATGGAATCTATCCAAAG GGTGGTTGCTGTAAGATATGTGGCGGCATAACACATCTGGCCAGAGATTGTCCTAATAAAGGGAGCAGAGATTCTGCTGCTGCTTATAAGGGGAACTATGGGAATTATAATTCAT TGACTGAATATGGAGGACGGCCAAAAGTGACAAAGTTTGTAAGTGGGGATGATCTTGAGGATGACTTTCTGACCGTTGGAACAACTGGTGGTAACAAAGAGAAGGCTTCAGAATCGGCAGATGTTCCGAGTTCCGATTTGGGAGATGTTAATACAAAATCAAAGAAGATAAAGGGGCCGAAAGTAGTGAATTTTGTTGGT ATAGTGGGAAACTGTTGTGGTGGACATGATGAGCCTTGGAAGCATAGAAAATTGTCAGCCCTAGTTTTGGTCCTCAAAATTCTCTTATTCATCGCACTTCTCTCACCTTCAATATCCCTTCCCAAAATTGAGGATCTCTGTTATCTCTCCTGCATCCCATTTctgtctttcatttttttttcccttcttttctctCACACAAGGTCATCTCTCTTATCACAGAACAACATG GCGAACGCGGCATCTGGAATGGCTGTGCACGACGACTGTAAGCTGAGGTTCTTGGAGCTAAAAGCAAAGAGGAATTTCCGGTATATTATCTTCAAGATCGAGGCGCAACAAGTGGTGATAGAGAAACTCGGTAGCCCCGATGAAAGTTACGAGGCTTTCACAGGATCTCTACCTGCCGATGAGTGCCGCTACGctgtttttgattttgatttcatcACTGCTGAGAATTGCCAGAAGAGCAAAATCTTCTTCATTGCATG GTCACCTGATACAGCAAAGGTGAGAAGTAAGATGGTGTATGCGAGCTCCAAAGATAGGTTCAAGAGGGAACTGGATGGGATTCAAGTCGAATTGCAAGCCACGGATCCAAGTGAGATGAGCATTGACATTGTAAAGGGTAGAGCACTTTAG
- the LOC119985312 gene encoding LOW QUALITY PROTEIN: receptor-like protein EIX1 (The sequence of the model RefSeq protein was modified relative to this genomic sequence to represent the inferred CDS: deleted 1 base in 1 codon) encodes MMIENFQRKSTLLLIGLLTLASIVGIPSCNGRTSLLCIESERQALLRFKQDIKDPSDRLSSWSAAEEECCQWVDVICDNMTGHVKELHLGNPLVSDWQIQAEFEAFSSFKLRGKINPSLLDLNHLTYLDLSYNDFGGIQIPSFIDSLKKLRYLNLSETGFEGLVPHQLGNLSNLRNLGIRGPEVYLGEAKLYIKNLHWLYGLSSLVYLEMSHVNLSVASDWLTVINSLPSLLELHLSECTLQVFPSLSSVNFTSLSILDLSWNIFHSAIPKWVFSLRNLISLDLSATDVEGPLPGGSWNLTSLKSFDVSLNYLNSSLPDWIFSLTSLVSLNLRNNGFEGPIPIGLHNLTHIRNLDLSENYFNSTIPDWLYNLESLQNLDLHSNNLQGLISAAIKNFTSVSTLDFSHNELEAKISKEMGNLCNLKRISVEGNKLGGTISEAFESLSGCLSSSLESLSLGGNNFSGHLPDKVGKFKHLRVLQLEGNLISGPIPSSLCSLSSLVYLDLAGNQLTGMIPECIGNLSKLERLEIGYNMLEGVLTEVHFKNLTSLRELYASNNHRLTLTVSPAWVPPFRLTALELRNWDLGTKFPLWLQSQDYFWDLDLSSTGIADSIPTWFWNITSRTMYLNLSHNQIGGELPADLRFSAQSTMIYLGSNKIKGSLPCITANVSELDLSNNSFSGTISRFLCNPKDEPNRLKILHLGENRLSGEIPDCWMKWKSLRVIKLGDNNLTGKVPISIGYLPQLQSLHLRNNSLSGGVPESLKNCSKLLTLDFGINKFVGSIPVWMTGSNLPELKVLGLRSNMLKGEIPPELCSLASLQILDVADNNLSGEIPKCVGNFKAMTTQEISAHPISYSFYYGEFLENAFAVIKGREIEYDTILRLATSIDMSNNDISGGIPEEVTALLGLRSLNLSRNRLIGPIPNKIGDMQVLESADLSINHLAGRIPPSMSSMHFLNYLNLSNNNLSGEIPLSTQLQSLDASSFLGNALCGPPLPENCSTERAPPYILNKYDNGSDGVKLDELYLSMVIGFVVTLVGVWGPLIYISSWRQAYLQFLDHMFQAVSGKLCK; translated from the exons ATGATGATCGAAAATTTTCAGAGAAAATCTACACTTCTCCTAATTGGGTTGCTCACTTTGGCAAGTATAGTGGGCATACCTTCTTGCAATGGAAGAACCAGCTTATTATGCATAGAAAGTGAGAGACAAGCTCTTCTCAGGTTCAAGCAAGATATCAAAGATCCTTCTGACAGACTTTCTTCTTGGTCTGCTGCAGAGGAGGAGTGTTGTCAATGGGTTGATGTCATTTGCGACAATATGACCGGTCATGTAAAAGAACTTCACCTCGGTAACCCTCTTGTTTCTGATTGGCAAATACAGGCTGAGTTCGAAGCATTTTCAAGCTTCAAGTTGAGAGGTAAGATAAATCCTTCTTTGCTGGATTTGAATCATCTGACTTACTTGGATTTAAGTTACAATGACTTTGGAGGAATTCAAATTCCAAGCTTTATTGATTCCCTCAAGAAATTAAGATACCTTAACCTCTCCGAAACAGGATTTGAGGGATTGGTTCCCCATCAGCTAGGAAATCTTTCCAATTTGAGAAACCTTGGTATTCGAGGTCCTGAAGTATAT TTAGGTGAAGCTAAATTGTACATTAAGAACCTTCATTGGCTTTACGGGTTATCTTCCCTGGTGTACCTAGAAATGAGTCATGTGAACCTGAGTGTAGCATCTGATTGGTTAACAGTAATAAACTCGCTTCCTTCCTTGTTAGAACTACATTTGTCTGAATGCACTCTCCAAGTTTTCCCTTCTCTGTCTTCGGTTAACTTCACTTCTCTGTCAATCCTTGATCTTTCATGGAACATATTTCATTCCGCAATACCCAAATGGGTGTTCAGCCTTCGTAACCTCATTTCCCTTGATTTAAGTGCGACTGATGTTGAAGGACCGCTTCCAGGTGGTTCTTggaacttgacttctctcaaaaGCTTCGATGTTTCTCTCAATTATCTGAATTCTTCATTACCTGACTGGATATTTAGCCTCACTAGCCTTGTTTCTCTCAACCTACGCAATAATGGTTTCGAAGGCCCTATTCCAATTGGTCTCCACAACTTGACTCATATAAGAAATCTTGACTTGTCTGAGAATTATTTCAATTCCACCATACCTGATTGGTTGTATAATTTGGAGTCACTCCAGAATCTTGATCTTCACTCAAATAACTTGCAAGGTTTGATTTCTGCTGCCATCAAGAATTTTACCTCAGTTAGCACTCTTGACTTCTCACACAACGAACTTGAAGCAAAAATTTCAAAGGAAATGGGAAATCTTTGCAACCTAAAGCGGATCAGCGTAGAAGGGAACAAACTTGGTGGAACTATATCAGAAGCTTTTGAGAGCTTGTCTGGATGCCTTTCAAGTAGTTTGGAGTCATTATCACTGGGAGGCAACAACTTTTCCGGCCATCTTCCAGATAAAGTTGGGAAATTTAAACATCTGCGGGTCCTTCAACTCGAGGGTAACTTAATCTCCGGTCCTATTCCGAGTTCGTTGTGCAGCCTGTCATCCTTGGTGTACTTAGATCTTGCTGGAAATCAATTAACTGGAATGATTCCTGAATGTATTGGAAACCTTTCAAAGTTAGAACGACTTGAAATTGGCTACAACATGCTGGAAGGTGTTCTGACTGAAGTTCACTTCAAAAATCTTACGAGTTTGAGGGAATTATACGCATCCAACAATCATAGACTAACGTTGACAGTGAGTCCCGCCTGGGTTCCACCATTCCGCCTTACTGCATTAGAATTGAGAAACTGGGATCTGGGTACAAAATTTCCGTTATGGCTTCAATCACAAGATTACTTTTGGGACCTGGACTTATCCAGCACTGGCATTGCAGATAGCATCCCCACTTGGTTTTGGAATATAACTTCTAGGACCATGTATTTGAATCTTTCACACAACCAAATTGGTGGTGAGCTTCCGGCTGATCTCAGGTTTTCTGCGCAATCCACAATGATTTATTTGGGTTCCAACAAAATTAAGGGTTCATTACCTTGTATCACTGCTAATGTATCTGAGTTAGACCTTTCCAATAATTCATTTTCGGGAACCATTTCACGCTTCCTCTGCAATCCAAAGGATGAGCCAAATAGATTGAAGATTCTTCATCTCGGAGAAAATCGCTTGTCAGGTGAAATACCAGATTGTTGGATGAAGTGGAAATCTTTACGGGTTATCAAGTTGGGTGACAATAACCTGACTGGGAAAGTACCAATTTCTATAGGTTATTTACCTCAACTACAATCATTGCATTTGCGCAATAATAGCCTGTCTGGAGGAGTACCAGAATCTCTTAAAAACTGTTCGAAGTTATTAACACTTGATTTTGGAATCAACAAATTTGTTGGGAGCATACCGGTATGGATGACAGGAAGTAATCTTCCAGAGCTGAAGGTTCTTGGTCTTCGTTCAAACATGTTGAAGGGCGAAATTCCTCCTGAACTCTGTAGCCTTGCTTCTCTACAGATTCTGGACGTCGCAGACAACAATTTATCAGGAGAAATACCAAAATGTGTCGGTAATTTCAAAGCCATGACGACACAAGAGATTTCAGCTCATCCTATTTCTTATTCTTTCTATTATGGAGAGTTTCTGGAGAATGCCTTTGCAGTgataaaaggaagagagatagaATATGACACCATTTTAAGACTGGCCACTAGCATTGACATGTCGAACAATGATATATCAGGAGGAATACCAGAGGAAGTAACAGCTTTATTGGGGTTGCGATCACTGAACTTGTCAAGAAATCGCTTGATAGGACCAATTCCAAACAAGATTGGAGACATGCAAGTGCTAGAATCTGCTGATCTCTCAATAAACCATCTTGCAGGCAGAATTCCTCCAAGCATGTCAAGTATGCACTTTCTGAATTATTTGAATTTGTCTAATAATAACCTGTCTGGAGAAATTCCATTGAGTACTCAACTACAAAGCCTGGATGCTTCAAGCTTTCTTGGTAATGCACTTTGTGGACCTCCTCTCCCGGAAAATTGCAGTACGGAAAGAGCCCCACCATATATTCTCAACAAATATGATAATGGCAGTGATGGAGTTAAATTAGATGAGTTGTACCTGAGCATGGTGATTGGATTTGTAGTGACTTTGGTTGGTGTTTGGGGGCCATTGATTTACATCAGTTCCTGGAGACAAGCCTATTTACAGTTCTTGGATCATATGTTCCAAGCAGTTTCTGGTAAGTTGTGCAAATGA
- the LOC119986047 gene encoding heavy metal-associated isoprenylated plant protein 39 isoform X2: protein MAQKVVLKVLTMTDDKTKQKAIEAAADIYADLKEQKLTVIGSMDAVAVVKKLKKVGKVDIVSVGPAKEEKKEEKKEEKKEEKKEEKKEEKKEEKKEDKK from the exons ATGGCACAG AAAGTAGTGTTGAAGGTCTTGACCATGACTGATGACAAGACAAAGCAGAAAGCTATAGAGGCTGCTGCTGATATATACG CGGATCTGAAAGAGCAGAAGCTAACAGTGATAGGAAGCATGGACGCAGTTGCTGTAGTGAAAAAGTTGAAGAAGGTAGGTAAAGTGGACATTGTATCCGTTGGACCAGccaaggaagagaagaaagaagaaaagaaagaagagaagaaagaagagaagaaggaagagaagaaggaagaaaagaaagaggaaaagaaagaagacaagAAATAA
- the LOC119985062 gene encoding uncharacterized protein LOC119985062, with the protein MASDFGLKALAILALALLLCVQGTLGEITCENLDQDTCAYAISSTGKRCVLEKQVKRSGEEAYTCRTSEIEADRLRNWIETDQCLKACGLDRKVLGISSDSLLESRFTQKLCSPQCYDSCPNVVDLYFNLAAGEGVFLPKLCEAQQGGNVRRGMVEIQSSGHVAPGPIHHGKFTTAPGPIYTEKYTVAPALAPY; encoded by the exons ATGGCTTCTGATTTTGGTTTGAAGGCCCTCGCCATCCTGGCTCTTGCACTTCTCCTTTGTGTCCAGGGCACTCTAG GAGAAATAACATGTGAGAATCTAGACCAAGACACATGCGCTTACGCGATATCGTCTACGGGCAAGAGGTGCGTGCTGGAGAAGCAAGTGAAGAGGAGCGGAGAGGAGGCATACACATGCCGCACATCAGAAATCGAGGCTGACAG GTTAAGGAATTGGATTGAGACTGACCAGTGCCTTAAAGCATGTGGTCTTGACCGAAAAGTACTCGGAATCTCATCGGACTCTCTGCTCGAATCTCGCTTCACACAAAAGCTATGCTCCCCACAGTGCTATGACAGCTGCCCTAACGTTGTTGATCTCTACTTCAACCTTGCTGCTGGAGAAG GTGTGTTCCTTCCAAAATTATGCGAGGCACAACAAGGAGGAAATGTGCGTAGAGGAATGGTCGAAATCCAAAGCTCCGGTCACGTTGCGCCGGGACCAATCCACCATGGAAAGTTCACGACTGCTCCAGGACCTATTTACACTGAGAAGTACACGGTTGCTCCGGCGCTGGCGCCTTATTAG
- the LOC119986047 gene encoding heavy metal-associated isoprenylated plant protein 39 isoform X1 gives MAQKVVLKVLTMTDDKTKQKAIEAAADIYGVDAIAADLKEQKLTVIGSMDAVAVVKKLKKVGKVDIVSVGPAKEEKKEEKKEEKKEEKKEEKKEEKKEEKKEDKK, from the exons ATGGCACAG AAAGTAGTGTTGAAGGTCTTGACCATGACTGATGACAAGACAAAGCAGAAAGCTATAGAGGCTGCTGCTGATATATACG GAGTTGATGCAATTGCAGCGGATCTGAAAGAGCAGAAGCTAACAGTGATAGGAAGCATGGACGCAGTTGCTGTAGTGAAAAAGTTGAAGAAGGTAGGTAAAGTGGACATTGTATCCGTTGGACCAGccaaggaagagaagaaagaagaaaagaaagaagagaagaaagaagagaagaaggaagagaagaaggaagaaaagaaagaggaaaagaaagaagacaagAAATAA